ATTAATCTATTTTATGGATCCATAGTTGTAGATATTTTAGTAGACATAATACCCAATATGTTTACTAAAAAATTCAAGCCCTGTCACAAGGGCTTTTTATAATGGAAAGGAGAAAATCATGGATGGAAATAAAATTGTTATGTTTATAAAGGAATAGGAACTTTATTAGGGACAATTTGGTCAACCCTTGTAGGTGCAATGGGGTGGGCCTTTCCTACATTAATTGTAATAATGGCTTTTGACTTTATTACAGGAATGATGGCAGGATCAAAAGAAACTGGACTTAATAGCGATATAGGACGAAAAGGAATTATTAAAAAGGTATATATTCTTCTTTTAATTGGAGCTATTTATTTAATAGAAAACGTTGCATTGGATACGCAACATCTAGGAGACGGTGTGACAATTGCTTATATCATCATTGAGTTTATAAGCTTTGTAGAAAATGGTGGGAGACTTGGTGTAAATCTTGGCCCAGTTGAAAAGTTTATTGCTGTTCTAAAAGAAAAAGGAGAGGCTAACAATGACAATTAAACCAAAGCAAAACCTAGTATCTAAAAATAAATACAACATTAAATGCCCATACCCAATGAATGCTGAGTATATCACTATTCACAACACATATAACGATGCTCCAGCAGAAAATGAAATAAAGTACATGATTGGTAACAACAACGAAGTGTCATTCCATTATGCGATAGATGATAAAGAAGTTGTCCAAGGTATTCCTATAGATCGTAATGCCTGGCATTGTGGGGATGGCCTCAAAGGTAAAGGAAACCGTTCATCAATTGGCATTGAAATAAGCTATTCAAAAAGTGGTGGAGAACGTTATAGAAGAGCAGAGGCATTAACAGTTAAGTTCGTTGCTCAACTACTGAAGGAAAGAAATTGGGGCATAGATAAAGTTAAAAAGCACCAAGATTGGTCAAATAAATACTGTCCTCATAGGATTTTAGGTGAGGATAGATGGAATGCGTTTTTAAAAGCAATTGAAACAGAATTGAAGCCAAAGCAAGAGGAAGTAAACATGGAACTGAAGGATTGGCAATACAAAGATTTACAAGCAGCCTACCAAAACGCATATGACCGAAACATTTTAAAAAGCAATAAATGGGTAGGAAAAGCTAGAAAGAAAGAAATCACTCTAGATGAAGCAATATTTTTAAATACTGTTATTGTTGATCGTGCGTTGAAATAACGTATACGAAAAATTACAGTTGCATAATATAAAGTACACCACGATTGACTATCACGAACTCCCTAGCCTACACCAAAAGGTTGGGGAGTACATAATCTAATTTACATGGCATTTGCATAATTGAATAACCTCACATAGCCTCTACTCTTAGGAGTGGAGGTTTTTTTATTTTGCATTTAACTATATATTAGTACGGAAAGGAAAAGATAATTTTGTCTGAGAGCGTTATAGAAACACTGATTAATGTGAAAAAGCACTCAATAGATGAGTGCGTTAACTAAAGGTGGGTTAAGTAAACGTTTGATTATTTTTGCAGATGTCTAATCTAGAACCTTATTTAATCTTGTATCCTAAAAAGTAATTCACAATCATTGCACAAACCTATTTTAGAATTACCTTCAATTAAACGATTATCCTCAGAAACATCAGCCTTAACGCTAACTAAACCAACAGAATTATTACAATTGCAATATGGACATTTAATTGTACTCATAATTAATCCCTCCATATTTTATTTATATTTTCATCCTTTCCTTAATAAGAGAGATTTAAAATTTTTTTCTAAACACAATGGACATTATGTTTCAACTACATACGCAAGCTTTCCATCTGGAGTGAAGGCCACACTACCAAAAGGGAACCCGACTAGTATCGTGGCGATTACACTATGAGTTTTTACATCTATAACCGAAACTGTACCAAGAGGTTCATTATTTGTGACATAAGCCAATTTGCCGTCTGGGGTGAAGTCCACAACACTTTGGGAGCTACCTATCTGTACAGAAGAGATCACAATATGAGTTTTTACATCAATGACCGAAATGAAATCTGAGTTAGAATGAGTTATGTATGCAACTTTTCCGTCCGAAGTGAAAGCGAGATTAGATGGAAAGCTCCCGATCTGCACAGAAGAGATCACTGTATGAGTTTTTACGTCAATTACGGAGACAGTCCCAGTTGAACTGAAATCCGTGACATAAACGAGTTTTCCATCTGGAGTAAAAGCTAAATCAGGTGAAAGGTTTCCTACTGTTATAGTCGTAATAACCGAGTGTGTTGTTGTATCAACAACAGTTATGAAGCTGTCAGGAGAAGAAGAATTTTTGTGATAAACCAATTTCCCATCAGGAGAAAAGGTTAAAGTAGGAAGAGGGCCTTTAACATTTGAAAAAGGGACATTCACTGTAGCTATGACTGAATGTGTTTTAGTGTCAATGACAGAAATGGAAGAGTTTGAAAAACCAAAGTTTGTTACATAGGCTAATTTTCCATCAGGTGAAATAGAAATAGATCCAGGTTGTACAACAACAGGAATTGTTGCGATAACGTTATGAGTTTTTACATCAATGACCGAAACAGTACTAGAGCTAGAATTAGTAACATATGCAACTTTTCCGTCCGGAGTGAAAGCAAGATCAGCTGGAAAGGTACCAACCTGAACAGAAGAGATCACTGTATGAGTTTTTACATCAATTACGGAGACAGTGCCTTCGTCCTGATTAACTACATAAGCAAGCTTACCATCGGGAGTGAAGATATTCTGAATAAAAATAGGCTCTCCAACA
This genomic interval from Bacillus sp. SM2101 contains the following:
- a CDS encoding phage holin family protein; the encoded protein is MWSTLVGAMGWAFPTLIVIMAFDFITGMMAGSKETGLNSDIGRKGIIKKVYILLLIGAIYLIENVALDTQHLGDGVTIAYIIIEFISFVENGGRLGVNLGPVEKFIAVLKEKGEANNDN
- a CDS encoding cytochrome D1 domain-containing protein codes for the protein MTTTVIDVKTHNVITTLPVGEPIFIQNIFTPDGKLAYVVNQDEGTVSVIDVKTHTVISSVQVGTFPADLAFTPDGKVAYVTNSSSSTVSVIDVKTHNVIATIPVVVQPGSISISPDGKLAYVTNFGFSNSSISVIDTKTHSVIATVNVPFSNVKGPLPTLTFSPDGKLVYHKNSSSPDSFITVVDTTTHSVITTITVGNLSPDLAFTPDGKLVYVTDFSSTGTVSVIDVKTHTVISSVQIGSFPSNLAFTSDGKVAYITHSNSDFISVIDVKTHIVISSVQIGSSQSVVDFTPDGKLAYVTNNEPLGTVSVIDVKTHSVIATILVGFPFGSVAFTPDGKLAYVVET